A region of Lycium barbarum isolate Lr01 chromosome 1, ASM1917538v2, whole genome shotgun sequence DNA encodes the following proteins:
- the LOC132610923 gene encoding uncharacterized protein LOC132610923, which translates to MTSPMIQKDIVSACKIETIKAILEELNGDYFSLLVDESFDVSRKEQMAIVLRYIDRNGFVMERLLDIVHVQDTSVLSLKRAIVNLLAQHSLSLSHVHGQCYDGASNMQGEINGLKMLIRQESRSAHSIHCFAHQLQLTLVAVSKKCIQVGKLVVLVSNILNVLGSSFKRMDEFRDSQKETIQEALDLGELTTGRGLNQELGLSRACDTRWGSHFKSFNNFILMFGSILNVLESLVLDARLLDERAKTMGYLEACRTLGITNELNKCLQKKEQDLANAMLLVEVAKRRLQAYRDGGWNSLIAKVSLFCIKHEILIPNFEDPYVSSLRSRRRLGNNKVSHHYHVEVFCNIIDWQLQELKDGFGEATTDLLHGIACLNPIDSFSSFDIRKIMKMAKLYPDDFNEFNMGTLENQLASYIIDVRDVDERFLNLKGLCDISKRLIQTKKHSNYPLVFRLVKLALLLPVATASVERAFSAMKFIKNDLRSQMSDDFLSGCLVPYLEKDVFDNVSNDAIIKTFQAMKPCRVQL; encoded by the coding sequence ATGACTTCTCCAATGATCCAGAAAGATATTGTGAGTGCTTGTAAGATAGAAACAATTAAAGCTATTCTTGAGGAATTAAATGGTGACTACTTTTCCTTACTAGTTGATGAGTCTTTTGATGTGTCACGCAAGGAGCAAATGGCTATTGTCTTACGATATATTGATAGAAATGGATTTGTGATGGAGCGACTTCTTGACATTGTTCATGTTCAAGATACTAGTGTTTTATCTCTAAAGAGGGCAATTGTTAATTTACTTGCTCAACATTCCTTGAGTCTATCACATGTGCATGGACAATGTTACGACGGGGCAAGCAATATGCAAGGTGAGATCAATGGCCTTAAAATGTTGATTAGGCAAGAAAGTAGATCGGCCCATTCCATTCATTGTTTTgctcatcaacttcaactaaCTCTTGTTGCGGTCTCAAAAAAATGTATTCAAGTGGGAAAACTTGTAGTATTGGTTTCAAATATTTTGAATGTATTGGGATCTTCTTTTAAGCGTATGGATGAATTTCGAGATTCTCAAAAAGAAACAATTCAAGAGGCATTAGATTTGGGTGAGCTCACAACCGGTAGGGGCTTGAATCAAGAACTTGGTCTTTCAAGAGCTTGTGATACTCGTTGGGGATCtcattttaaatcttttaacaaTTTTATTCTTATGTTTGGCTCTATTCTTAATGTTCTTGAATCACTTGTTCTTGATGCACGACTATTGGATGAAAGAGCCAAGACAATGGGATATCTCGAAGCTTGTCGAACTTTAGGAATCACAAATGAGCTTAATAAATGCTTACAAAAAAAGGAGCAAGATTTGGCAAATGCCATGCTACTTGTTGAAGTAGCAAAAAGAAGGTTGCAAGCGTATAGAGATGGTGGATGGAATTCTCTTATTGCTAAGGTATCTTTGTTTTGTATCAAGCACGAAATTTTGATACCTAACTTTGAGGATCCATATGTTAGCTCTTTAAGATCACGACGGAGACTTGGTAACAATAAAGTCTCACATCATTATCATGTTGAAGTGTTTTGCAATATTATTGATTGGCAACTTCAAGAACTTAAAGATGGTTTTGGCGAAGCGACGACTGATTTGCTTCATGGAATTGCTTGTTTGAATCCAATTGATTCATTTTCAAGTTTTGACATCAGAAAGATAATGAAAATGGCTAAATTATATCCTGATGACTTTAATGAATTCAATATGGGCACTCTTGAGAATCAACTTGCAAGTTACATTATTGATGTTCGTGATGTTGATGaaaggttcttaaatctaaaaggACTTTGTGATATTTCGAAAAGATTAATTCAAACAAAGAAGCATTCAAATTATCCTCTTGTATTCCGCTTAGTGAAACTTGCTTTGCTTCTGCCAGTTGCCACTGCATCCGTTGAAAGAGCTTTTTCGGCAATGAAATTTATCAAGAATGACTTGCGGAGTCAAATGAGTGATGATTTTCTTAGCGGTTGTTTGGTGCCTTATCTAGAAAAAGATGTATTTGATAATGtttctaatgatgctattattaagACATTTCAAGCTATGAAACCTTGTAGAGTACAATTGTAA